CATTCCTCTTCAGATTGATTATGTAAATTTAAATTCAATTTCTTTTGCAAATCTTCTAAAACTTTTCCACATAAAGTCCTAAAAGATTGAAGCGCAGCCCAATTAATCTCTTGTTGTTGTCGCAAAGTGGGAAATTCTCTAATTAAACGATCATGTTCCCTATAAAATCTGCGGCAATCTGGGCATTGGCATGGTTCTTCAGGCACCTTCATCGAGGCAGCTTAGAAACCATCATTGCACTTCTTAGGCCGTCATAGGGGGCTCACCGTTATATAAGTCTCCTTCTCCGTCGTTATTATCTATATCGGAGCTTTCAGGCAAAGGTATTTCAATGCTACTAACCACTTGAATAACATCACGTAATCTCATCGAGTCGGCAAACCAACCCATAGCTTGTTCTGTATCACCTCTTCTTTCCGCATCATTAGATTGATCTTCATGTGCCTCGGCTAGAAGAGTTAACCAACATAAGCATCGAGCTTGAACAATTGATAAATCTAGATCACTAGGTTGAGATTTAGATATGTGCTCACTCTCTTGTTGAACAAGCAATCGTAAGCGAAGATCGTGAAGCTGGGCCATGTTGACTGATTCACTACAACAACGCTAGCGAGAGAGTAATGATTTTGCACATCCACCACATATAGGACTACAAATTTTTAGTTTTAATTCGTTTTTCGAACGGGGCTGGCGGGACTCGAACCCACGACCTACGGTTTAGGAAACCGTCGCTCTATCCAACTGAGCTACAGCCCCATGAAATTAATTATGCCTTGAGGCATGATGGAGTGGAAAGCAGGGGAGGTGATCGCAATTGAACTTCAGCAAAAGCTGAAGAATTCTATTGAGGAAAGTCCGGGCTCCTATATGGCCAGGCTTGCTGGGTAATTCCCAGTGCGGGTGACCGTGAGGATAGTGCCACAGAAACACACCGCCTAATGCTTAATGGGGAAATCCCAACAAGCATGGCAAGGGTGCAAAGGTGCGGTAAGAGCGCACCAGCAGCATCGAGAGGTGCTGGCTAGGTAAACCCCGGCTAGGAGCAAGGCGAGGGGCGCTGGAGGCTATAGACCTAGCCCCTACAGAGAGCCGCTTGAGGCTATCGGTAACGTTAGTCCCAGATAGATGATCGCCCATTCTCTTTCTAAAGAAAGAAAAATGAACAGAACCCGGCTTATGACCTGCTTTCACTTTATTAATTGTATACGAAATTAGAATCAAATTCCTATTTTTTATCACTTCAATTATATGATTTAAATCATTATGGAAATCTCAAATAAAAGAGTAGAGGAAATAATTAATTTTATTAAAGGTCTAAATTTAGATCTAAAATATCAAAAAGAATTTACTAAAAGAAAAAATATTTTATATATTAATGAATCTCTTACTCATAGCTCAGCAAATAGTGAAATTAATTATGAAAACCTAGAATTTCTTGGAGATGCAGTTTTAAGACTAATCGCATCAGATTTCATAAAAAATAAATATCCATATATGCAAGTTGGAGAAAGATCTGAACTGCGTTCACACCTCGTAAGTGATCAATGGCTAGAAGATGTTGGTAAAAAGATAGAAATTGAAAAAGTCTTAATAATTGGGAAAAAAGCATTGAGAGATAAATCAGCAAAGGCAACTATTCAAGCAGAGGCAACTGAAGCATTAATAGGCGCTTTGTATGAAAGTCTAACTACTTTAGAGCCTATAAAAGATTGGCTTGTTCCATTCTGGGATGAAAAAAGTAAAGAAGTACTCGCTGATCCACATAGGAAAAATTACAAATCAGCACTTCAGGAATTCACTCAAAGTAAAGGCTTATCAATTCCAACATATAAAACAATTGAAATTGACAAAAAGCATGACAATCCAAAAAGATTTTTTTGTACTGTATTTATCAAAAATCAATCAATAGCTGAAGGCTCGGGAAAGTCAATGAAACAAGCAGAAAAAAATGCCGCAAGTAAAGCGCTTAAGTATTTCGAGAATAATTTAATTGATCAGTAATTTAGTTACTTTAGATAAATAATTAATCAGCTTTTCACTAAATCCTTCAAAGGTAATGTTAATAATTTATCCCAATTACCTCCTTCAAAAAGAACTGCAGCTTTATCACCACTTATTCTTTGAACAAAACCTTCATATCCACTGTAAATTGAGTCTTGGTTATTAACAATTACTGTTGTTCCAGGTAGAATAGGATCTTTTGAATCAGTCATAATTAAACATATTCAAATAAACTGTTAAAAAAGTCTACTCATAAAAATGTTCGAAAAAGATAAATGGATGACAATAGGTGAAATTGTTGCTCCGCAAGGTTTGAGAGGAGATATTCGAATTAAACCTAGCAGCGACTTTCCTGAAAGATTTACAAAACCAGGGAAACGATGGATTCAAAAAGCTAATGAATTGCCTACTGAAATCAAATTAAAAAAAGGAACGCTTATTCCGGGCAAATCAATCTACGTGCTTTCTATAGAGGGAGTATCTAATAGGACATCTGCAGAGGAAATTATTGGTTGGAAAATAGTAATGCCAATAAATAGCAGACCAATGTTGAGAAAAGGGGAATACCATTATTTTGATTTAATTGGTTTAGAAGCAAGAAGAGGACCAAAAAAAACTGTAATTGGTTATGTAACTGACTTAATCAAGGGTGGGAACGACCTTCTAGAGATAGAGTTAGTGGGAGGTAAAAAAGTTTTAGTACCTTTTGTTAAAGAAATTGTCCCAGAGATAGAAATCAAAGAACAATGGCTGCTAATCAATCCACCCCCTGGATTATTGGAACTCTAAAAATCATTCAGGTTTTTAATCAGGAGTTTAAACATGGATTACCAATTTCTTTATGCAAATAACTGATAACTCGATAATTCCTGTAATTCTTAGTGGTGGATCAGGAACAAGACTTTGGCCGCTTTCCAGAGAAAGTTATCCTAAACAATTTCTAGCATTAGATTCTCGAACAAAAAAAACTCTTTTACAGAAAACCTATGAAAGGCTTCTAGGTTTAGAGGGACTTGAAAAACCAATATTAATATGTAATGAGGATCATAGATTTATAGTTGCAGAGCAATTTAGAGAGATAAATACTGATCCTCAAGCGATTATTCTAGAACCTGTAGGACGTAATACTGCTCCAGCAGTTGCAGTTGCTGCTCTTCAAGCAATTTCTTTAGGTAAAGATCCTTTGCTATTAATCTTGGCAGCTGATCACTTGATAGAAAATATCGTTGAGTTTCAAAGAGTGATTGAATCAGCAAAAACATATGCGAACCTGGGAAGACTAGTGACTTTTGGTATTGTTCCAACAAGCGCAGAAACTGGTTACGGTTATATTGAAGCGAAAGAATTGCCTAGTAAAGAAGATCAAATAACTGGTTTAGAAATAAAAAAATTCATAGAAAAACCTAATAAAAATTTAGCTGAGAAATTAATCAAAGATTCTCGCTATACCTGGAATAGTGGTATGTTTCTTTTTAAAGCGAGTTCTATAATAAATGAATTAGAAAAACTATCTCCAGAAATTATAAAGTATTGCAAAATTGCTATTGAGAAAGATATAGAAGATCTTGATTTTCTACGATTAGAAGCAGAATCATTCAAGAAATGTCCAAAAATATCTTTAGATATTGCAGTGATGGAAAAAACAACATTAGGAACTGTTCTCCCTTTAAATGCAGGATGGAGTGACATAGGAAGTTGGAAATCTTTGTGGGATATAAGTCAAAAAAATAATGATGGAAACTATATAAATGGGAGAGTAATAGCTGAAGAAAGTAAAAACTGTTATTTAAAAAGTGAACAACGTCTAATTGTAGGAATAGGTATAGAAAATCTTATAGTTGTAGATACTAATGATGCTATATTAGTGGCCAATGCAGATCAATCACAAAATATTGGAAATATAGTAAAGAGCCTCTGCTCAAATGACTTCCCAGAGGGTAAAATGCACAGAAAAATTTATAGACCTTGGGGTAATTACACTACAATAGTTGAAGGAAATAGTTGGCTTGTCAAACTCATAGAAGTAAAGCCTAATGCCTCTCTTTCTTTACAAATGCATCATCATAGAGCTGAGCATTGGGTTGTAGTTAACGGAACAGCATTGATAGAAAAAAATGGAGAAAAACAACTTCTAAGTGAGAATGAAAGTACATTTATTCCTTTAGGTTGTAAGCATAGATTAAGCAATCCAGGAAGAATGAAACTTAAGCTTATTGAAGTTCAAAGTGGAACATATTTAGATGAAGAAGACATTATTCGTTTTGAAGATTCTTATGGCAGAATAAAAAATCTTAATTAATAAAAAACTACAGAATATTAGTTTAAAATTAAAACATTTTATTCGACGGTTACACTTTTTGCTAAATTCCGAGGCTGGTCGACGTCTAAACCTTTATGTGCTGCTATGTGATAACTAAATAACTGTAAAGGTACAACGGTTAATAGAGGACTAACCCATTCACTTACTTTTGGGATTGTAAATAATTCATCAAAGATTTCAGATTCTGGTCCATATGTAGATACCCCAATTAAACGGGCATCCCTAGCTTTAGCCTCTTGCGAATTACTGAGAACCTTTTCATAAACGACTCCAGGAATAGCTATGGACACCACTGGAACATGTTGATCTAAGAGTGCTATTGGTCCGTGCTTTAGCTCTCCAGCTGGATAACCTTGAGCATGGATGTAGCTTATTTCCTTTAATTTAAGAGCTCCTTCAAGTGCAATTGGATAATTAATTCCTCTACCTAAAAAAATGACATCCTTTGTTTCAACAAACAAATGTGCTATTCCCTGAGAAAGAGAATCATGTTTTTTTATAAGATCTGTTAGCTGTTTAGGAATTAATCTCAAATTATTAGAGAGATCTAAAATTTCTTGAGGAGTTCTTTTTTGTCTTTGAGAAGCAAATAAAAGTGTCAAACCATAAAAAGATAACATTTGACCAAGAAAACTTTTAGTTGCTGCAACACCTATTTCGATACCTGATCCGATATCAATAACATTATCAAGTTCGCGACCTAATGAACTATCAACTCTATTAGTAATACCCAAGTGATGAAAAGAAAAATTAGCGTCCCCAGTCGAATCTCGTCTCTCCTTTTCCATCCTTAATGCAGCTAAAGTATCTGCTGTTTCACCCGATTGACTTACTCCAATAGTCAACGTATGTGGAGAAAGTGGAGGTGGAGCATATCGAAATTCACTTGCGAAATATACCTTTGTAGGAACTCCTGCAAACTGTTCCAACAAATAAGCACCAACCATGCCTGCATGTCTGCTAGTACCACAGGCAAGTATTTGTATTTGTTCTATCTTCACAAGGAGAGATTTAGATATAGGAAAAGCCACTGAATTTCCTGAGAGCAAATCCATAGGCAAAAATTTATCTACCCATAGTTGTGCTGTTTCTGGCTGCTCATATATTTCTTTAAGCATGAAATGACGGAAGTTTCTTTTATCCGCAAAAAGTTCCGTGCCCTTTAGTAGCGATGGTGCTCTGTGCTGCCTATTTCCATCGTCATCATAAAGTTCAATCCCTAATGGAGTTAACAGTGCAATTTCGTGATCCCTTAAAGGTAGAAATGTACGGGTAAATCCTACCAATGCTGGCGTATCACTAGCACAAAAAAACTCCCCTTCACCAAAGCCAAGAACTAATGGCGCTTGTCCCCTAGCGACTACTAGAGCGTTGGGTGCCTTAGACCAAATCACTGCTATGGAATAAGTTCCCTCTAATAAAGTCAAAACTTTTTGAACAGCTTTTAATAATGTTTGTTCATTTTTGGGAAGTCCATTTAACAGGGACTTTTCTATCTCCAGCCCTATCAAATGTGGAATGATCTCAGTGTCAGTTTCCGAGGTCAATTTAATTCCTCTAAGTTTCAGACTTTTAGATAAATCTCTGTAATTCTCGATAATCCCATTTTGGACAACTGCAATTTGGCCTGAAGCATCAAGATGAGGATGAGCATTCCTTTCGTTAGGTTTACCATGAGTAGCCCATCTGGTATGTGCTATGCCTACATGACCTTTTGGAGGCTTTTTTTTAATTAAATTTGAGAGATTGATTAGCTTTCCTTTTGATTTTTTTACATTTAGTTGTCCAATTTGATCATTATTCAAATTATTAATTGTTGCTATCCCTGCTGAGTCATAGCCGCGATATTCGAGTTTTCTTAATCCATCAATAAGTAATGAAGAAACTTCTCTTGAACCAATAACAGCAAAGATTCCACACATATATTTAAATTAACACCAAAAATTATTTATATAAAATAAACCTTCTTTAAGAAAAATACTAACTTTTTAGTAAGCCAAACCCATACTTCTAGTTGTTTCATCACCCAGATAGACCCTAATACTGAGAAAATCTGTTGGGCAAGCAGTTTCACACCGCTTACATCCAACACAATCTTCAGTTCTTGGAGATGATGCTATCTGAGAAGCTTTGCAGCCATCCCATGGAACCATTTCAAGAACATCCAGTGGACAAGCCCTTACGCATTGGGTGCAGCCAATACAGGTGTCATAGATTTTGACGGCGTGTGACAAATTACCAACCCATATTTCCTTGATGTATAAAACTATACCTACGTTTCGCTACATAAAAAAAAATAGTTGCAATGCCGTCACTTTTGTTAACTCGACACTCTAACCCGTAGTATTGGAAGTCAGGTCTAAGAAGGTTATGTCCCAGGAAGCAATCCTTGAAAAAGTTCGCTCTATTGTTGCGGAACAATTGAGCGTTGAAGCCGGTGAAGTAAAACCGGATTCAAATTTCCAAAACGACCTCGGAGCTGACTCTCTCGACACTGTCGAATTAGTAATGGCTCTTGAAGAGGAATTTGACATAGAAATCCCCGACGAGGCTGCGGAAGGCATTGCCACTGTCGGGGATGCAGTCAAATACATCGAAGAAAAACAGTCTTGAGGTTCAAATGATGGAGAAACTCCATCGAGTTGTTATTACAGGTCTTGGTGCCATTACTCCAATTGGTAATGACCTCGAAAGTTACCTCCAAGGACTTAAATCCGGGAGGAACGGGGTGGATAAAACAACACTCTTTGACGCCTCATCCCATGCTTGCAGATTTTCAGCAGAGGTTAAAAGTTTTGACCCTACCGGCAAGTTAGAGCCAAAAGAATCCAAGAGGTGGGATCGTTTCTCAAAATTTGGAGTCATTGCAGCAAAAGAAGCTCTGAATCATTCAGGGCTAGTAATTAACAGCTCCAATGCTGGAAGAATTGGAGTAATTATTGGCTCTGGAGTTGGCGGATTGCTGACTATGGAAACCCAAGCTCATGTTTTAGACAACAAAGGAGCTAGTCGCGTTAGTCCATTCACTGTTCCCATGATGATTCCCAACATGGCTACTGGACTAGCGGCAATTGCACTGGGCGCTAAAGGTCCAAGTTCAGCTGTTTCAACTGCTTGTGCAGCGGGTTCAAATGCCATTGGTGATGCATTCAGGCTGCTACAACTAGGAAAAGCAGATGCAATGGTTTGTGGTGGAGCGGAAGCAAGTATCACTCCTTTAGGGGTCGCAGGCTTTGCTAGTGCCAAGGCACTATCTTTCAGAAATGATGATCCAAGTACAGCTAGTAGACCCTTTGATTCTCAAAGAGATGGATTCGTAATTGGAGAAGGCGCAGGAGTGTTAATTTTAGAAACTCTTGACCATGCATTAAAAAGAGACGCAACAATTCATGCAGAAATTATTGGTTATGGGACCACATGTGATGCCCATCACATTACTTCTCCTACTCCAGGAGGAGTAGGAGGTGCAGAAGCTATGAAACTTGCATTAATTGATGGACAAATCAATCCAGAAGAAGTCGATTACATTAATGCTCATGGGACTAGCACTCCAGCCAATGACAGTAATGAAACATCTGCGATAAAAAGCGCTTTAGGAAATCATGCGTATCAAGTGCCTATAAGCTCAACGAAATCAATGACAGGCCACCTATTAGGAGGTTCTGGAGGAATAGAAGCTGTTGCTTGTGCTCTGGCAATAAAACATGAAATAATTCCGCCAACAATTAATTACTCCAATCCAGACCCAAATTGTGATCTTGATTATGTGCCCAACAAAGCAAGAGAGAAGAAATTAAACGTCGTACTATCCAACTCATTCGGATTTGGCGGTCATAATGTCTGTCTAGCTTTTCGACAAATGATCTAATCAATTTCATTTTCACTTTCCACTTAAATTTCTTTTCCACCACTCACTAATTCAAAATGGTTGCCTTGACTACTTCCTTAGACACACTTTGCATAAATAGCATCAGGATGCTCGCTGTTGATGCAATTAATAAATCCAAAAGTGGTCACCCTGGACTCCCTATGGGTTGTGCACCAATGGGTTATGCATTGTGGGACAAGCACTTGCGTCATAATCCAAAAAACCCAAAATGGTTTAATCGCGACAGATTTGTTCTTTCAGCAGGACATGGATGCATGCTTTTGTATGCTCTTCTCCATTTAACTGGTTATGAGTCTGTCTCCATTGAAGATATAAAAGAATTTAGACAATGGGGGGCTAAAACTCCAGGTCATCCAGAAACCTTCGAAACTCCTGGTGTTGAAGTAACTGCGGGACCTTTGGGAGCAGGAATTTCAAATGCAGTTGGACTAGCTATTGCGGAAGCACATTTGTCTGCAAAATTCAATAAGCCTGATTCAACAGTTGTAGACCATTACACCTATGTGATCATGGGAGATGGATGCAATCAAGAGGGAATATCTTCCGAAGCCTGTTCTCTTGCTGGTCATTTAAAACTTGGAAAATTAATAGCTTTATATGATGACAATCACATCACTATTGATGGAAGAACTGACGTCTCATTTACTGAGGATGTATTAAAAAGATATGAAGCATATGGATGGCATGTACAAGAAATTCCTGAGGGAAATACAGACGTAGAAGGGATATCTAAAGCTATTGAAAATGCCAAGGCTGTCACAGATAAGCCATCCATAATCAAAGTAACTACAACGATTGGGTACGGTTCACCCAATAAAAGTGATACCGCAGGTATTCATGGCGCCCCTTTAGGTGAAGAAGAAGCGGAACTAACAAGAAAACAACTGGGCTGGCCTTACAAACCTTTCGAGGTTCCCCAAGATGCATACGATCAATATCGACAAGCCATTCAAAAAGGAGCACAACTTGAAGAGGAGTGGAATCAAACCCTTACTAAATATAAAGAAAAATATCCTAATGAAGCATCTCAATTTGAGCGTATGTTGAGAGGCGAACTACCTGAGGGTTGGGATAAAGATTTACCAACTTATTCAGCAGATGATCAAGGAGTTGCCACTAGAAAACATTCTCAAATATGTCTAGGTGCCCTTGGTCCTAACATTCCTGAACTAATAGGAGGTTCTGCTGATTTAACACACTCAAATTACACAGATATAAAAGGTGAAACTGGATCTTTCCAATATGACAGTCCTGAAAAACGTTATTTACATTTTGGTGTAAGAGAACATGCCATGGCAGCCATATTGAATGGTATTGCTTATCACGATAGTGGTTTAATTCCCTACGGTGGAACATTCTTAGTATTCGCAGACTATATGAGAGGATCAATGCGTCTTTCAGCTCTTAGTGAGCTTGGGGTTATTTATGTTTTAACCCATGATTCTATAGGTGTTGGTGAAGATGGCCCAACACATCAACCCATAGAAACCATTCCATCATTAAGAGCAATGCCAAATATGATGGTTTTCCGTCCAGGAGATGGCAATGAAACCAGCGGCGCTTATAAAGTTGCAATTAAAAATCGTAAGAGACCAAGTTCTTTGTGCCTAAGTAGGCAAGGTATGGCCAATCAACAAAATTCATCAGTAGATAAAGTTGCTTTAGGTGGATACATACTTGAAGAGTGCAATGGTACGCCTGAACTAATACTTATTGGGACAGGAACTGAGCTCGATTTATGCGTACAAGCAGCGAAAAAGCTAACCACAGAAGGGAAAAAAGTGCGTGTAGTTTCTATGCCATGCGTTGAACTTTTTGAAGAACAAAGCGAAAGTTATAAAGAAGAAGTTTTACCTACTAACATCAGAAAACGCATAGTAGTTGAAGCTGCAGAGAGCTTCGGATGGCACAAATATATTGGCCTGGATGGTGACACCGTAACAAT
This is a stretch of genomic DNA from Prochlorococcus marinus str. MIT 0912. It encodes these proteins:
- the rnc gene encoding ribonuclease III — protein: MEISNKRVEEIINFIKGLNLDLKYQKEFTKRKNILYINESLTHSSANSEINYENLEFLGDAVLRLIASDFIKNKYPYMQVGERSELRSHLVSDQWLEDVGKKIEIEKVLIIGKKALRDKSAKATIQAEATEALIGALYESLTTLEPIKDWLVPFWDEKSKEVLADPHRKNYKSALQEFTQSKGLSIPTYKTIEIDKKHDNPKRFFCTVFIKNQSIAEGSGKSMKQAEKNAASKALKYFENNLIDQ
- the acpP gene encoding acyl carrier protein — protein: MSQEAILEKVRSIVAEQLSVEAGEVKPDSNFQNDLGADSLDTVELVMALEEEFDIEIPDEAAEGIATVGDAVKYIEEKQS
- the tkt gene encoding transketolase; amino-acid sequence: MVALTTSLDTLCINSIRMLAVDAINKSKSGHPGLPMGCAPMGYALWDKHLRHNPKNPKWFNRDRFVLSAGHGCMLLYALLHLTGYESVSIEDIKEFRQWGAKTPGHPETFETPGVEVTAGPLGAGISNAVGLAIAEAHLSAKFNKPDSTVVDHYTYVIMGDGCNQEGISSEACSLAGHLKLGKLIALYDDNHITIDGRTDVSFTEDVLKRYEAYGWHVQEIPEGNTDVEGISKAIENAKAVTDKPSIIKVTTTIGYGSPNKSDTAGIHGAPLGEEEAELTRKQLGWPYKPFEVPQDAYDQYRQAIQKGAQLEEEWNQTLTKYKEKYPNEASQFERMLRGELPEGWDKDLPTYSADDQGVATRKHSQICLGALGPNIPELIGGSADLTHSNYTDIKGETGSFQYDSPEKRYLHFGVREHAMAAILNGIAYHDSGLIPYGGTFLVFADYMRGSMRLSALSELGVIYVLTHDSIGVGEDGPTHQPIETIPSLRAMPNMMVFRPGDGNETSGAYKVAIKNRKRPSSLCLSRQGMANQQNSSVDKVALGGYILEECNGTPELILIGTGTELDLCVQAAKKLTTEGKKVRVVSMPCVELFEEQSESYKEEVLPTNIRKRIVVEAAESFGWHKYIGLDGDTVTMNSFGASAPGGLCMEKFGFTVDNVLEKCRNLLNK
- the fabF gene encoding beta-ketoacyl-ACP synthase II, with the translated sequence MMEKLHRVVITGLGAITPIGNDLESYLQGLKSGRNGVDKTTLFDASSHACRFSAEVKSFDPTGKLEPKESKRWDRFSKFGVIAAKEALNHSGLVINSSNAGRIGVIIGSGVGGLLTMETQAHVLDNKGASRVSPFTVPMMIPNMATGLAAIALGAKGPSSAVSTACAAGSNAIGDAFRLLQLGKADAMVCGGAEASITPLGVAGFASAKALSFRNDDPSTASRPFDSQRDGFVIGEGAGVLILETLDHALKRDATIHAEIIGYGTTCDAHHITSPTPGGVGGAEAMKLALIDGQINPEEVDYINAHGTSTPANDSNETSAIKSALGNHAYQVPISSTKSMTGHLLGGSGGIEAVACALAIKHEIIPPTINYSNPDPNCDLDYVPNKAREKKLNVVLSNSFGFGGHNVCLAFRQMI
- a CDS encoding mannose-1-phosphate guanylyltransferase/mannose-6-phosphate isomerase; protein product: MQITDNSIIPVILSGGSGTRLWPLSRESYPKQFLALDSRTKKTLLQKTYERLLGLEGLEKPILICNEDHRFIVAEQFREINTDPQAIILEPVGRNTAPAVAVAALQAISLGKDPLLLILAADHLIENIVEFQRVIESAKTYANLGRLVTFGIVPTSAETGYGYIEAKELPSKEDQITGLEIKKFIEKPNKNLAEKLIKDSRYTWNSGMFLFKASSIINELEKLSPEIIKYCKIAIEKDIEDLDFLRLEAESFKKCPKISLDIAVMEKTTLGTVLPLNAGWSDIGSWKSLWDISQKNNDGNYINGRVIAEESKNCYLKSEQRLIVGIGIENLIVVDTNDAILVANADQSQNIGNIVKSLCSNDFPEGKMHRKIYRPWGNYTTIVEGNSWLVKLIEVKPNASLSLQMHHHRAEHWVVVNGTALIEKNGEKQLLSENESTFIPLGCKHRLSNPGRMKLKLIEVQSGTYLDEEDIIRFEDSYGRIKNLN
- the glmS gene encoding glutamine--fructose-6-phosphate transaminase (isomerizing), encoding MCGIFAVIGSREVSSLLIDGLRKLEYRGYDSAGIATINNLNNDQIGQLNVKKSKGKLINLSNLIKKKPPKGHVGIAHTRWATHGKPNERNAHPHLDASGQIAVVQNGIIENYRDLSKSLKLRGIKLTSETDTEIIPHLIGLEIEKSLLNGLPKNEQTLLKAVQKVLTLLEGTYSIAVIWSKAPNALVVARGQAPLVLGFGEGEFFCASDTPALVGFTRTFLPLRDHEIALLTPLGIELYDDDGNRQHRAPSLLKGTELFADKRNFRHFMLKEIYEQPETAQLWVDKFLPMDLLSGNSVAFPISKSLLVKIEQIQILACGTSRHAGMVGAYLLEQFAGVPTKVYFASEFRYAPPPLSPHTLTIGVSQSGETADTLAALRMEKERRDSTGDANFSFHHLGITNRVDSSLGRELDNVIDIGSGIEIGVAATKSFLGQMLSFYGLTLLFASQRQKRTPQEILDLSNNLRLIPKQLTDLIKKHDSLSQGIAHLFVETKDVIFLGRGINYPIALEGALKLKEISYIHAQGYPAGELKHGPIALLDQHVPVVSIAIPGVVYEKVLSNSQEAKARDARLIGVSTYGPESEIFDELFTIPKVSEWVSPLLTVVPLQLFSYHIAAHKGLDVDQPRNLAKSVTVE
- a CDS encoding NAD(P)H dehydrogenase subunit NdhS, whose amino-acid sequence is MTDSKDPILPGTTVIVNNQDSIYSGYEGFVQRISGDKAAVLFEGGNWDKLLTLPLKDLVKS
- the psaC gene encoding photosystem I iron-sulfur center protein PsaC, which produces MSHAVKIYDTCIGCTQCVRACPLDVLEMVPWDGCKASQIASSPRTEDCVGCKRCETACPTDFLSIRVYLGDETTRSMGLAY
- the rimM gene encoding ribosome maturation factor RimM (Essential for efficient processing of 16S rRNA) produces the protein MFEKDKWMTIGEIVAPQGLRGDIRIKPSSDFPERFTKPGKRWIQKANELPTEIKLKKGTLIPGKSIYVLSIEGVSNRTSAEEIIGWKIVMPINSRPMLRKGEYHYFDLIGLEARRGPKKTVIGYVTDLIKGGNDLLEIELVGGKKVLVPFVKEIVPEIEIKEQWLLINPPPGLLEL